The proteins below come from a single Phycisphaeraceae bacterium genomic window:
- a CDS encoding DUF3303 family protein — MSQLYMVVERFKDAAAVYARFGEQGRLLPPGVEYIQSWVDEQRTVCFQVMRADRLELLEAWMRAWDDLVVFEVWPVTGSAEAAQKM, encoded by the coding sequence ATGAGTCAGTTGTACATGGTGGTGGAAAGGTTCAAGGATGCCGCAGCCGTCTATGCGCGGTTTGGCGAGCAGGGTCGCCTGCTGCCGCCTGGGGTCGAGTACATCCAGAGCTGGGTGGACGAACAGAGAACGGTGTGTTTTCAGGTGATGCGTGCCGACAGGCTCGAACTGCTTGAAGCATGGATGCGAGCGTGGGATGACCTTGTCGTGTTCGAGGTGTGGCCCGTGACGGGTTCGGCCGAGGCTGCGCAGAAAATGTGA
- a CDS encoding sigma-54-dependent Fis family transcriptional regulator: protein MSMRVLVVDDDPIVADSLCEYLSSEGYAALSAYNATEALATLAVAEEHGRDTARGTDPIRIVISDVSLPGMGGMELLREIGRKHPAVVVVMLTGYGTVEAAVESLRLGAVDFLTKPVIDEELKLALERATRQQKLVEENRTLKRRLDGRYALGSIIGMDHRMQRIYELVESVAPSKTTVLMTGESGTGKSLIAGAIHQQSPRRSKPFVEISCGSIPETLLESELFGHVKGAFTGAHADKVGRFLAADGGTIFLDEINSASPGMQLKLLRVLQERRFEPVGTTQTIEVDARVILASNQPLEELVAQGHFRQDLYYRINVVKIELPPLRERVSDIPMLAEHFLQVHAEQLGKTLVGFSDEAMLALRRYSYPGNVRELQNIVERAAVLTRAARIEVSDLPPHVAEGTDQGMLRALTGRSRASADDSDTAWVPMPLLEALKDPERRIILKALEANDWNRQKTAEDLEINRTTLYKKMKALGIEDRDDRRAG, encoded by the coding sequence GTGAGCATGCGCGTGCTCGTCGTCGATGATGACCCCATCGTCGCCGACTCGCTGTGCGAATACCTGTCCAGCGAGGGCTACGCCGCGCTCAGTGCATACAACGCCACCGAAGCCCTCGCGACGCTCGCCGTCGCCGAAGAACACGGTCGCGATACGGCACGCGGAACCGATCCGATCCGAATCGTCATCAGCGATGTCTCGCTGCCCGGCATGGGCGGGATGGAACTCCTCCGCGAAATCGGCCGAAAGCACCCCGCCGTCGTCGTCGTCATGCTCACCGGCTACGGCACCGTCGAGGCCGCGGTCGAATCGCTCCGCCTCGGCGCTGTCGACTTCCTCACCAAGCCCGTCATCGACGAAGAACTCAAACTCGCCCTCGAACGCGCAACGCGACAGCAGAAACTCGTCGAAGAAAACCGCACACTCAAACGCCGCCTCGACGGCCGCTACGCGCTGGGCAGCATCATCGGCATGGACCACCGGATGCAGCGCATCTACGAACTGGTCGAATCCGTCGCCCCCAGCAAAACCACCGTCCTCATGACCGGAGAAAGCGGCACCGGCAAGAGCCTCATCGCCGGCGCGATCCACCAGCAGAGCCCGCGCCGCTCCAAACCATTCGTCGAGATCAGTTGCGGCTCAATCCCCGAAACACTCCTCGAATCTGAACTCTTCGGCCACGTCAAAGGCGCCTTCACCGGCGCACACGCCGACAAGGTCGGACGCTTCCTCGCTGCCGATGGCGGAACCATCTTCCTCGACGAGATCAACAGCGCAAGCCCCGGCATGCAGCTCAAACTCCTTCGCGTCCTCCAGGAACGGCGCTTCGAACCCGTCGGCACAACACAGACCATCGAAGTCGACGCCCGCGTCATCCTCGCCAGCAACCAGCCCCTCGAAGAACTCGTTGCGCAAGGCCACTTCCGCCAGGACCTCTACTACCGCATCAATGTCGTCAAGATCGAACTCCCCCCGCTGCGCGAGCGCGTCAGCGACATTCCGATGCTCGCCGAGCACTTTCTCCAGGTCCATGCCGAACAACTCGGCAAGACCCTCGTCGGTTTCAGCGATGAAGCCATGCTCGCCCTGCGACGCTACTCCTACCCCGGAAATGTGCGTGAACTCCAGAACATTGTCGAGCGGGCCGCTGTGCTCACGCGAGCAGCCAGAATCGAAGTCTCCGATCTTCCGCCTCATGTTGCAGAGGGAACAGACCAAGGCATGCTGCGGGCACTGACCGGACGCTCTCGCGCCAGCGCCGATGACTCCGACACCGCATGGGTGCCGATGCCACTGCTCGAAGCGCTCAAGGACCCCGAGCGGCGCATCATCCTCAAAGCACTCGAAGCCAACGACTGGAACCGCCAGAAGACAGCCGAAGACCTCGAAATCAACCGCACGACGCTCTACAAGAAGATGAAGGCGCTGGGCATCGAAGACCGCGACGATCGTCGGGCGGGATAA
- a CDS encoding catalase: protein MTTKPNDSANCPVLTTAEGAPIARQHALTAGPRGPLLMQDVALLEQMQHFNRERIPERVVHAKGSGAYGTFTVTHDITKYTKASIFSKVGKKTELFLRFSTVAGERGAADAERDVRGFAIKFYTDEGNWDMVGNNTPVFFVRDPYKFANFIHTQKRDPKTNLRDMDMQWDFWSQCPESLHQVTILFSDRGLPASYRTIHGFGSHTYSLINAAGERVWCKFHFKSNQGIKNWMDDHAAEVVGSDRESHQRDLFTAIEKGEFPSWTLKIQVMTQQQAEAWSKKTGWNPFDLTKVWPHGDFPLIEVGQMELNRNPENYHAEVEQAAFKPSALVPGIGPSPDKMLQARLMSYADTHLHRVGVNHHQIPVNKPRCPVMHYMRDGQGATAETYGNAPNYWPNTRSGTPQPNEHFSDPAWDLGQAVVDRYDSTVDHDDFTQPGNLYRMFDDAHRDRLATRIAGVLGQARREVQMRQVCHFFRADEDYGRRVAEKLGIPIDAMLAPVGG, encoded by the coding sequence ATGACCACCAAGCCCAATGATTCCGCCAACTGCCCCGTTCTCACCACCGCCGAAGGGGCCCCGATCGCCCGCCAGCACGCCCTGACCGCCGGGCCGCGCGGGCCTCTGCTCATGCAGGATGTCGCCCTGCTCGAACAGATGCAGCACTTCAACCGCGAGCGCATCCCCGAGCGCGTCGTGCATGCCAAGGGCTCCGGTGCGTACGGCACGTTCACCGTCACTCATGACATCACAAAATACACCAAGGCCTCGATCTTCTCCAAGGTCGGCAAGAAGACCGAACTCTTCCTCCGCTTCAGCACTGTCGCCGGGGAACGCGGCGCTGCCGACGCTGAGCGCGATGTCCGGGGCTTTGCCATCAAGTTCTACACCGATGAGGGCAACTGGGACATGGTCGGCAACAACACGCCCGTCTTCTTCGTCCGCGACCCCTACAAGTTCGCCAACTTCATCCACACGCAGAAGCGCGACCCGAAGACCAACCTCCGCGACATGGACATGCAGTGGGACTTCTGGAGCCAGTGCCCCGAGAGCCTGCATCAGGTCACGATTCTCTTCAGCGATCGCGGCCTGCCCGCTTCCTATCGCACGATCCACGGCTTCGGCAGCCACACCTACAGCCTCATCAATGCTGCGGGCGAGCGCGTCTGGTGCAAGTTCCATTTCAAATCGAATCAGGGCATCAAAAACTGGATGGACGATCACGCGGCCGAGGTCGTCGGCTCCGACCGCGAGAGCCATCAGCGCGACCTGTTCACGGCGATTGAGAAGGGCGAGTTTCCTTCATGGACGCTCAAGATCCAGGTCATGACTCAGCAGCAGGCCGAAGCCTGGTCGAAGAAGACCGGCTGGAACCCGTTCGACCTGACCAAGGTCTGGCCGCATGGCGACTTCCCGCTGATCGAAGTGGGGCAGATGGAACTCAACCGCAACCCGGAGAACTACCACGCCGAGGTCGAGCAGGCGGCTTTCAAACCCTCCGCCCTCGTCCCCGGCATCGGGCCCAGTCCCGACAAGATGCTCCAGGCCCGCCTGATGTCATACGCCGACACGCACCTGCACCGCGTGGGTGTCAATCACCATCAGATTCCCGTCAACAAGCCCCGCTGCCCCGTGATGCACTACATGCGTGACGGTCAGGGAGCGACCGCCGAGACTTACGGCAACGCCCCCAACTACTGGCCCAACACGCGCTCCGGCACGCCCCAGCCCAATGAACACTTCTCTGATCCCGCATGGGATCTTGGTCAGGCCGTGGTCGACCGCTACGACTCGACCGTCGATCACGACGACTTCACCCAGCCCGGCAACCTGTACCGCATGTTCGACGACGCCCACCGCGACCGCTTGGCCACGCGCATCGCCGGCGTCCTCGGCCAGGCCCGCAGGGAAGTCCAGATGCGCCAGGTCTGCCACTTCTTCCGCGCCGATGAAGACTACGGCCGCCGCGTCGCTGAAAAACTAGGCATCCCGATCGACGCGATGCTTGCACCGGTCGGGGGGTGA
- a CDS encoding HAMP domain-containing histidine kinase, translating into MMPTGDNEHGERTPHDSLGPNPTSKRSPRAADDVTRLAHELSNLLDGSMRWLAIADRNLARAETDPVEAARRQLDTVRAALVRMADLVNAALRSKHLSLGSPMLGGPLGPRLGETIEHAVAVMMPRAEELGVMVELSLDDAAGQMPSGPMYSVVLNGLVNALDAIEAALAMGSSGGLIEISSQVGEAASSGRRQVTIEIADDGIGLPAEADRVFQPNYSTKPGVRGIGLAVCASIAHELGGTIALTRRPERAGQARPGAVLRVSYPELARGEHTIGGQT; encoded by the coding sequence ATGATGCCCACAGGCGACAACGAACACGGTGAGCGAACGCCACACGATTCGCTCGGCCCCAACCCCACCTCGAAGCGAAGCCCGCGCGCGGCCGATGACGTCACACGCCTGGCCCACGAACTGAGCAACCTCCTCGACGGTTCCATGCGCTGGCTCGCCATTGCCGATCGCAACCTGGCCCGCGCCGAGACCGATCCCGTCGAAGCCGCCCGGCGCCAACTCGACACCGTGCGTGCAGCACTCGTGCGCATGGCCGACCTGGTCAACGCCGCACTCCGCAGCAAGCACCTCTCGCTCGGCTCACCCATGCTCGGTGGTCCGCTGGGGCCGCGTCTGGGCGAGACCATCGAACATGCGGTTGCCGTCATGATGCCGCGGGCGGAGGAACTGGGCGTCATGGTCGAGTTGTCGCTCGACGACGCGGCCGGACAGATGCCCAGCGGACCGATGTACAGCGTCGTGCTCAACGGGCTTGTCAATGCGCTCGATGCGATCGAAGCAGCGCTGGCGATGGGAAGCTCGGGTGGACTGATCGAGATCAGCAGCCAGGTCGGCGAGGCGGCCAGCAGCGGGCGACGGCAGGTCACCATTGAAATAGCCGACGACGGGATCGGCCTGCCCGCAGAGGCCGATCGTGTGTTTCAGCCCAACTACTCCACCAAGCCCGGCGTCCGCGGCATCGGGCTTGCGGTGTGCGCAAGCATCGCACACGAACTGGGCGGCACCATCGCGCTCACACGCAGGCCCGAGCGCGCCGGCCAGGCACGCCCCGGCGCGGTGCTGCGCGTCAGTTACCCGGAATTGGCGCGTGGCGAGCACACGATCGGAGGCCAGACGTGA
- a CDS encoding tryptophan 7-halogenase: MATGNGSANLSFDVAIIGGGPAGTTAATMLRKYSPDLKVLLVEKEKFPRDHIGESQLASIGAVLHEMGVWDKVEAAGFPIKIGASYTWGRDNDRWDFNFYPPEKWVDEPRPGKFEGQRTSVAFQVDRSIFDTILLRHAESVGVTVREETAVEEVLCTGDRVDGLKLSSGETVTARWYIDASGVVGILRRALGIGADVVKELRNIAIWDYWRNAKWAIRIGTGATRVQIRSLPYGWIWFIPLGPERTSIGLVTPVDHYRTSSKSPEDLYLDAVREQPEVASLLEGAEREGTIRSCKDWSQLSDRVIGENWLLVGETCGFADPILSAGMSLAHASGRDAAYTIMELDRGEHDAKWLRERYNDCNRANVRQHIRFAQYWYSANSCFTELRDNCQAIAAEAGLKLSPQAAWAWLSQGGFATEHPGVPSAGTFDVSLSRQLIGLFSGDGHTKPDYLMNGHNKFTLNLTGATAGVMGFLHEGRIQRVECYERAGHRLPKLGYYDLVIQTLKQTSDAQTMVNMLSAELQRKNPSAPPQVHRSQMALCLSALETMLDEYWVTRAINRRKPLLQVSHEGTALLRTAKEDRDALSGETVSRIESNID, encoded by the coding sequence ATGGCGACAGGCAATGGCAGTGCGAATCTGAGTTTTGACGTGGCGATCATCGGGGGCGGGCCGGCGGGCACCACGGCGGCGACGATGCTGCGCAAGTATTCACCGGACTTGAAGGTGCTGTTGGTCGAGAAGGAAAAGTTTCCACGTGACCACATCGGCGAGAGCCAGTTGGCGTCCATCGGTGCGGTGCTGCACGAGATGGGCGTGTGGGACAAGGTCGAGGCGGCGGGGTTTCCGATCAAGATCGGGGCGTCGTACACCTGGGGCCGCGACAATGACCGGTGGGACTTCAACTTTTATCCGCCGGAGAAGTGGGTCGATGAACCGAGGCCGGGCAAGTTTGAGGGGCAGCGGACTTCGGTGGCGTTTCAGGTGGATCGGTCGATCTTCGACACGATTCTGTTGCGTCACGCCGAATCAGTCGGGGTGACGGTGCGTGAGGAGACAGCGGTCGAAGAGGTGCTGTGCACGGGCGATCGCGTTGATGGGCTCAAGCTTTCGAGTGGCGAGACGGTGACGGCACGGTGGTACATTGACGCTTCGGGCGTTGTGGGGATTCTGCGTCGGGCGCTGGGGATCGGCGCGGATGTCGTCAAGGAACTGCGCAACATCGCGATCTGGGATTACTGGCGCAATGCCAAGTGGGCAATCAGAATCGGCACGGGCGCAACGCGCGTGCAGATCCGCAGTCTGCCATATGGCTGGATCTGGTTTATCCCGCTGGGTCCTGAGCGGACGAGCATCGGGCTGGTGACGCCGGTGGATCACTATCGCACATCGTCAAAGTCGCCCGAGGATTTGTATCTGGACGCAGTGCGTGAGCAGCCTGAGGTCGCATCGCTGCTCGAGGGGGCCGAGCGTGAAGGAACGATTCGTTCGTGCAAGGACTGGTCGCAGTTGAGTGATCGGGTCATCGGCGAAAACTGGTTGCTGGTCGGAGAGACGTGCGGCTTTGCCGACCCGATTCTCTCGGCGGGCATGTCGCTGGCGCATGCGTCGGGGCGTGATGCGGCGTACACGATCATGGAGCTTGACCGGGGCGAGCACGATGCGAAGTGGCTGCGCGAGCGGTACAACGATTGCAACCGCGCTAACGTGCGCCAGCACATCCGCTTTGCGCAGTACTGGTATTCAGCCAACAGTTGTTTTACGGAACTGCGTGACAACTGCCAGGCGATCGCGGCAGAAGCGGGGCTCAAACTCTCGCCACAGGCAGCGTGGGCGTGGTTGAGCCAAGGTGGTTTTGCGACCGAGCACCCGGGGGTTCCGTCGGCGGGCACGTTTGACGTGTCGTTGTCGCGGCAGCTCATCGGGCTGTTTTCGGGCGATGGGCATACGAAGCCCGACTACCTGATGAACGGGCACAATAAGTTCACGCTCAACCTGACGGGGGCGACTGCGGGGGTGATGGGGTTCCTGCATGAAGGCCGCATTCAGAGAGTCGAGTGCTATGAGCGTGCGGGGCATCGTCTGCCGAAACTGGGCTATTACGATCTGGTGATTCAGACGCTCAAGCAGACTTCGGATGCCCAGACGATGGTCAACATGTTGAGCGCTGAACTTCAACGCAAGAACCCGAGCGCCCCGCCACAGGTACACCGCAGCCAGATGGCGCTGTGTCTGTCGGCGCTTGAGACGATGCTCGATGAGTATTGGGTGACGCGGGCGATCAACCGGCGCAAGCCTCTGCTCCAAGTGTCGCACGAGGGGACGGCCCTGTTGCGAACGGCCAAGGAAGACCGCGATGCGCTATCGGGAGAAACGGTGTCGCGGATCGAATCGAACATCGATTGA